One genomic region from Biomphalaria glabrata chromosome 7, xgBioGlab47.1, whole genome shotgun sequence encodes:
- the LOC129927441 gene encoding uncharacterized protein LOC129927441 has product MDKKTHTKLLAPDLCLGKKRRIDDKKEEVPKSCATWPSFLVVRCTEEGKSLTKLSPFIIYKGLKSVVGEPKSVSKLHKSLELLVEVDSKTHSDGLLRCRRLCDLQVEVMPHKSLNTSRGVISSRDLLECSEKEIVEGIEGVTHARRITRRREGEEVKTATIILTFGTRTPPEYVKAGYLRVPVRPYIPNPMRCFKFQGYGHGAAVCKRNTVCARCAGEGHEDKGCTAQFKCPNCQAGHSAYSKDCPVWKQEVAVQEYKARNGCTFSQAKSAVLALPKGQFGLTKTHAQAVAKKGRSIATQTDTLTPPPPPPPPTQKKTPPKNTPLKKQESPVVMLKNRFSVLADESMETEQHVQTNTLREPGDIMSDTGSPQRTQPDTPTSTELEVDQLPKGRNQSGEDARGERGGNNLRSNQRDLPSPERKTSPKRGLSSSPSKPKNKNTKVTGIKGNPSGGLPRPNSSK; this is encoded by the coding sequence atggacaaaaaaacacacacaaaactacttgccccagacctatgtctgggcaagaaacgtcgaattgatgataaaaaagaggaggtcccaaaaagctgtgccacctggccatcatttctggtggttaggtgcacagaggagggaaaaagcctgacaaagttgagcccttttattatctataagggactcaagtcagtagtgggagagcccaagagtgtgtctaagctacacaaatcactggaactccttgtagaagtagacagcaagacacactctgatgggcttttaagatgccgaagactctgtgatctccaagtggaagtcatgccacacaagagtctgaacaccagcagaggtgtaatcagctctagggacctactggaatgttccgagaaggaaatagtggagggcattgaaggagtcacccatgcccggcgcattaccaggcgcagggagggtgaggaggtcaaaacagccactattatcctcacattcggaactaggacaccgccagagtatgtgaaggcaggatacctacgagttccagtgaggccctacatacctaaccccatgaggtgcttcaagttccagggttatggacacggcgcggcagtctgcaagaggaacactgtgtgtgccagatgtgctggagagggtcatgaggacaagggctgcacagcccagttcaaatgcccaaactgtcaagctggccactcagcctactccaaggactgccctgtgtggaaacaggaggttgccgtgcaggagtacaaggcaagaaacggatgtacctttagccaggcgaaatcggctgtactggccctacccaagggccaattcggcttgacaaagacccacgcccaggctgttgctaagaaaggaagatccatagccacacagacggacacattgaccccaccaccccctcctcctcctccaactcagaagaaaacaccgccaaagaacacacctctgaagaaacaagaaagccctgttgtcatgctaaagaacaggttctctgtgctcgctgatgagagcatggagactgagcagcatgtccaAACCAATACTCTgagagaacccggagacatcatgtctgacacaggttctcctcagagaacccagccagacaccccaacctctaccgagttagaggttgaccaactccctaaggggagaaatcaaagcggagaggatgcccgaggtgagagaggaggaaataacctccgctctaaccagagggatctcccctctccagagagaaagacttcccccaaaagggggttgtcctcctctccatccaaacccaagaataaaaataccaaggtcactggaataaagggaaacccctccgggggcctcccaaggccaaatagctccaagtag